ACTGACCGGCGTCCATGTGGATCGTGTTTCGGAATTGCTGGTGCAAATCGAATGGGACGATACGCGTCGCATTGACAAGCTGGTCGAAAATGACGCCTTGGTGGTGATTGATGAGTTGCAGGATTTCTGGCCCGCAAAAGGGCAGGTGAGTCCCGAGATAACTGAGTTTGTGACTCAGCACCGTCACCGTGGGCTTGATCTCGTGGCCATGGGTCAGGATTTGCGCGACTGCCATGCGCTCTGGAAGCGCCGCGTAGAAAATAAAGTCGTGTTTGTGAAGCAATCGGCGCTTGGTCGAGACCACAAGTACGCCTGGACAATGTTTAAGGCCAAAGGCCCGGAAAAATTCCAGAAGATCAATAACGGCACGCGGGAATACGAGCCCAGGTTCTTTGGTGTGTATAAGACTAAGCGCGACGATGCGACCAACATGGAGCACTACAAAGATGATCGCGCCAACCTTCTGAAAACTAAATTCTTCCGGTTCCAGTTGCCGCTGGTGTTCATCATGGCCGGGGTGGCGGTGTGGTATCTCTGGGGCTTCTTTCACAAGTCGCCCGTTCATGTTGCGCCAAAAAATCAGGAGCGTGCTTATGTCGTCAATTCACCCAAAGCGCCGGCTGTTTCAGCGCAACCGGCAAATCTCGCGGTTGTTCCTGCTACTGCGGTGGCTTCGGCTGCTTCGTCGGTGGCAGTAGCGAAAACCGACGCGAACGAAGCTTATAAGCCTGAACAATATCCGGTGGATCTGTTCCAGAAATACCGGCCCCGACTGGCTGCGATGATTGAAGGCACGTTCAATGGTCGCCATCGCGTTGAGGGCCGCATTGAAGTGATGGATGACTCGTTTCACGTGAAAGAGGAGTTCACGTTCAAGCAGCTGGCGGAGATGGGTTGGAGTGTGCAGCCGATGGAGCGGGGGGTGTTTGTATCCAGAAACAGCGACGGCCTGCGCTATCTGGTTACTGCGTGGCCAATCGACCCGTTTGGTCGCGCTGCCGATGCAACTACAAAGCAGCTTGGTCCTGAAAAGGACACTGCCGCATCGTAACGCTGCAAGCCCCGACTGGGGACCCGCTTGCGGGGTGCGAGGGGCGGGGCTAGGGCGGGGCGTCCCGCCCGTTTTCCATGCCGCAGCCCCAATCCTGCAAGCCGGGTTTTCGCGTTTTGTTCCGTAATGTATCCTCCGGCTACCGTGTCTGGAGATTGGTTATGCGCGTTTGGGTTGCCTTTGCTGGTTTTGCTGCATTCTTTTTTCTGGCTATTCAAGTTACTGGCCCTTGGCGGTTGGGCTTGAGTGATGGTTCTGTGGCGGTTTTGGGGTTTCCGTGGCAGACGAAAATGCAGCCAGCTTTGGCCAATGACACGCGTCAACCGGTAGTTGATGTCAATTCTTTGCCGGAGCCAGTTGTAGCGGTTTCATCCGCTCAGAAATCAATAGCAGCCGTTCCTGCGGATGTTCAATACACGCAAGGCTCTGGTGCTGTGGCAATAAAGTGCCGCGATTCGGCTGGGCATATCAGTTATGAGCAAGGGTCATGCCCGCAAGGGTCTGTATTTACGGGAACGGTTTCGGGTGCTGATATGAACGTGGCTGATCCTGTACCGCATCAGGAGCAAAGCCTTGCGGTGGCTACGTCTGATTCGGTTTCTCCGCCTGAGATACCCGGGTCGAAAGTACTGGTTTCTTCAGATGCTATCCGTGACATGCAGTGCGATGGCCTTGGCAGGGCTAAGCGGTTTAACGAGGTGCAGCGGCGTTCTCGCTCTGATAGTTCAATGATCGCCGAGCATACGAGGATTATCCGGGAAATGGATAATCTGCATTGCCCGGCGCATTTTTTCTAGCCAAATAGATTGTTCAGCATCATTCCCCAGCGGGACTCTAGCCCGCATTGCTTCTTGTAGAAATCATGCCTGCGGGTCAGGCCTTCGATGTGTGTGGCCTGATTCTCGCAAAGCTGCCGATCAATCCGGTAGTGATCAATAAAAATCAGTTCAATCTGCCGGGCTGCGCCTTTGAAGCTGGCGCCCGGTGGATAGATGCGGTCCTCAATCAGGTGCCAGCCTGACCACGCCCCAAAACCTTCTGGTATTCGTCCGAGCGCCTTGAATACCAGAAGCTGGTACGCCATGTACGGTACCGGCTCTGTTCCGGTCTTCCATCGGCTCACTGTGTCCAGGTCGACTTTGCAGACGGTGGCGATATCTGTTGCAGAAACGGAAAACACGGCGTGCATGA
This genomic interval from Silvimonas soli contains the following:
- a CDS encoding zonular occludens toxin domain-containing protein, whose protein sequence is MFTFHEGLPGHGKTWEAVVYHILPAISKQRKVFTNIRGMDHGKVSELTGVHVDRVSELLVQIEWDDTRRIDKLVENDALVVIDELQDFWPAKGQVSPEITEFVTQHRHRGLDLVAMGQDLRDCHALWKRRVENKVVFVKQSALGRDHKYAWTMFKAKGPEKFQKINNGTREYEPRFFGVYKTKRDDATNMEHYKDDRANLLKTKFFRFQLPLVFIMAGVAVWYLWGFFHKSPVHVAPKNQERAYVVNSPKAPAVSAQPANLAVVPATAVASAASSVAVAKTDANEAYKPEQYPVDLFQKYRPRLAAMIEGTFNGRHRVEGRIEVMDDSFHVKEEFTFKQLAEMGWSVQPMERGVFVSRNSDGLRYLVTAWPIDPFGRAADATTKQLGPEKDTAAS